A genomic window from Camelina sativa cultivar DH55 chromosome 2, Cs, whole genome shotgun sequence includes:
- the LOC104750390 gene encoding uncharacterized protein LOC104750390 has product MASDDSFSSSPLSISHVVTLKLTESNYLQWKIQFESFLSPQMLLGYVNGSLPRPASTRSVTGAAGVTEEPNPEFQKWIRNDQLFMAWILGSLSETAIRVVYGLQSAQEVWSALAKRFNRVSTTRKFELQNKLHACLKSGKTMEDYLSELKQIFDQLDSIGFPMTDLEKIHGLLFGLGKEYDTVATVIEHSMDSLPTPCYEDVVFKVIAFDDKLKTYSVVPAVTPHLAFQTETAYYDRGGSNNIGGRSCGGYRGKGNYSTRGRGFQNHSSGQNSQNRENGGTKPTCHICGKYGHSAFDCYNRYNESLTKPDLPNALAAMRVSHSE; this is encoded by the coding sequence ATGGCTTCAGatgattctttttcttcctctcctctTTCCATTTCTCATGTTGTGACTCTCAAACTCACTGAGTCCAACTATCTCCAATGGAAAATTCAATTCGAGTCCTTCCTCTCACCTCAAATGCTTCTTGGATACGTTAATGGCTCGCTTCCTCGTCCAGCATCCACTCGATCTGTCACTGGTGCTGCAGGAGTTACTGAAGAGCCTAACCCGGAGTTCCAGAAGTGGATTCGTAATGACCAACTGTTCATGGCCTGGATCTTAGGATCTCTCTCTGAAACCGCCATCCGAGTCGTGTATGGTCTGCAGTCTGCTCAGGAGGTATGGTCTGCTCTCGCTAAAAGGTTTAATAGAGTTTCTACCACTAGGAAGTTCGAACTACAGAATAAGTTACATGCTTGTCTTAAGTCTGGTAAAACCATGGAAGATTACCTTAGCGAACTCAAACAAATCTTTGACCAGCTAGATTCAATCGGCTTTCCCATGACCGACCTAGAGAAAATACATGGGTTGTTGTTTGGTCTAGGCAAGGAATATGATACTGTTGCTACCGTGATTGAGCATTCTATGGATTCTCTTCCCACTCCTTGCTATGAAGATGTAGTCTTTAAGGTTATTGCCTTTGATGATAAGCTGAAAACGTACTCTGTTGTTCCTGCTGTCACTCCGCATCTTGCTTTTCAAACTGAGACAGCATACTATGATCGAGGAGGTTCAAACAACATAGGAGGTCGTTCTTGTGGAGGTTACAGAGGAAAAGGAAATTACTCTACCAGAGGACGCGGCTTTCAGAACCACAGTAGTGGTCAGAAcagtcaaaacagagaaaatggtGGCACAAAACCAACCTGTCATATCTGTGGGAAGTATGGTCATAGTGCCTTTGACTGCTACAATCGCTATAATGAGTCTCTCACCAAACCTGATTTGCCAAATGCTTTGGCTGCAATGCGTGTCTCCCATAGTGAATAA